The nucleotide window CCTTTTGATTTTTGTTTATATCCTTGAAAAGTTGGATTTCCTCGTCCTTAACTAAATCATAAGCTAAACAAAATGAGACTTCCTTATCAATGCGATCAAAACCTCTTGCGGTACCATTACCGTAATTAAGCCTATGATTACCATCAACACGGGAGATTATAATACTTTCTGTGTCTGAGATTTTATCCCAGTCAATTTCAAGAATACCCATATCAGGAAATTCCTCTGAAATTGATCTAAAGGTTAAAACATCATTTTTTCTCGCACATAGAAAAACTTCAGGCCAGAATCCTAAATCGGTATTTTTAACATATTCATAGGCATCGCGCGCATGCTTCGGACTCAAATCACGTTGTGTCCCTTGGGGGTTATTTACCATATCGTATATGTCCGCTTTTGAAATATCCGCAAGTTTGCCAAGTGGAGCAAACCCTCTATAAACGCTGACGCCCAAAACTTTACCCCTAATAACTGGGAATTTTAAAGGCTCTGTTTCTGTCTTTTTTATCATTTTCTTCAGCTTTTTGAAATTTTGATTGTTTCATCATTAATTGTCGTTTTCACAATCTTTTGTTGAACTGCTTGCAAAATTACGCACAAAGTTAACAATATACATTGAAGCTCCCGTGTACTGGTAAAGGTCAAGTTGCTAAAGTATCTACTTTTTGTTAATTCAAATGATTTGCGTCCCAAAAGTTCATTTCGAATATTAGAAAGGTGATCTTTAAACGGGGACTTTAGTATATCAAATGTTACGTTGTGAGCACTTTTATTTCGAATTGCCCTCAGTTGTTCTAGAAGGTTGTAATAGGACTTGTCAATGATACCAAGCCGATAAGTTGCTTTTATTTTTGATGAAAATGTCGCAAGGGGTTGGTCTCCTTCAAGTAAATCGTCTTTTTTTCCTGATATTTTTGGTAACAGATAACTGTCTAAAATGGCAAAAAGTAGGTCGTCGATTTTAGACGCACATACAATTACGATGATCCGATCTGACTTTTCCATCAGAAGGTCCTCTGCAAAATCATCAAATTGGTCAAACATTCTCTAAGTATTTAGTAGGAATATGCCGCCTAAAGTTTAGAACTGCAAATAAATTCATGTCCTTGCATTCACGGTGGACTTCATATGAATTAGCATCCATTTCCCCAACAAATCTACTCAAAAAACCCACCCACGCAAACACTTCCCGCCAAATGTTTTTACGGAATAACCCGAATATGCCAATATCATTCATTACACTTAAAATATTCAGTTGAAACTTTACCAGTTCAGCAATATATTTTTTAATTTTGATAGAGCCCGAAAGCATAGATGCGCACGCTATGCAGGTTGTTTTCAGCACACAGAGGGGGCGCGGTTGCTGGTTTTCCGGTCTTGCGGAAAACTTCCTTCATTACGGAACAAGCCCAAAGTATAAGCGAGTTTTGAAACGTGGGATTGCCGCGCTGCACTCCGTTCCGCTCGCAATGACTTTGTGCTGTGAGCCAAAAGCTAAAAGCCAGGAGCCAACAGCTATGCATTTTCGATTACCCTTTGCGCGCTTTGTGAAGCCTTTGTGTTCTTTGTGGTTAGATAGAGCCAGGAACCGAGAGCCAGGAGTCAAGAGCCAAGAACTAGGATTCAAGAATGAAGAACCAGAAAGAACAGTGCATCAATAATCCAAAATCAAAAAATCCTGAATCTAACCACCAGTCACTAATCACTAATCACCAAGCCCTATATTAATTTGTAACTCGTAGCTACCGCGATGGCCTGCGAGATATTGGGGACTTCAAGTTTTTCAAAAAGTTTTTTCCGGTGGAATTTAATTGTATCCCGGGCAACGCACATTTTGTCGGCAATCTCATTAATAGAAAGCCCCTGTGAAGCGTACATCAGGATCTCGGTTTCGCGGGAACTCAGGTTTACCTTTTCCCTGCTTGTCCAGACTTCCCCCACTTCATCATACTCATGGATGATATTGCTGCCTTGGCGCTGGATCTGAATATTGCCAGCCTCGGTATTGTTGGAGAGTGAAAAGATGCAGAGCGCCTTCCAGATCTTTCCTTCATCGGTTAAAAATATTGGGGTGTATTTATGATTAACCAGAATTTTGCGCTTCTCCGCGGTGATAAGATGAAAATCGTAAGTAATGGAGTATTGTTTTCTGTCAGCTACCGGGATCCCATCGTAGAATTTAAAACCAACTTCATTGATCTTCAGCAGCAGTTCCTGATCTTTGGTGGGGGCATGATGGATATAGAATTCATATCCCATCGCTACAATTTCTTCCGGCGTACGTCCGCACAAGAACAAACGGTTGTCGGATACATAGTCAAAACCCTGCTTCAGATAGTCTATGACATACATGCTTTGATAGGTTGTATTCTCAAAAGCTTTCACTACCTGCAGGAAATCCGTAGACTGTGCAGCTTCGGTATCTGTAAGTTGGTTTACTATGTTTTGGGTGAGGAAAAAATCGTCCGCGGCAGGAAATTTCATAAATCATGGTTAGTTAAAAGAAC belongs to Chryseobacterium sp. and includes:
- a CDS encoding response regulator transcription factor, whose product is MKFPAADDFFLTQNIVNQLTDTEAAQSTDFLQVVKAFENTTYQSMYVIDYLKQGFDYVSDNRLFLCGRTPEEIVAMGYEFYIHHAPTKDQELLLKINEVGFKFYDGIPVADRKQYSITYDFHLITAEKRKILVNHKYTPIFLTDEGKIWKALCIFSLSNNTEAGNIQIQRQGSNIIHEYDEVGEVWTSREKVNLSSRETEILMYASQGLSINEIADKMCVARDTIKFHRKKLFEKLEVPNISQAIAVATSYKLI